In one Dermacentor variabilis isolate Ectoservices chromosome 4, ASM5094787v1, whole genome shotgun sequence genomic region, the following are encoded:
- the Ak6 gene encoding adenylate kinase isoenzyme 6: MRKRNEGGAWQDGHAFSYERALLQDGVEHVVVIVAISVISCSAPSVCDTYTSDLRPAMARRYVPNILVTGTPGTGKSTLASEVANRTGMDWLNVGEIARENDLYDGYDDKYDCAVLDEDRVVDELDEKLSQQAGGSIVEYHGCDFFPKRWFDVVFVLRTDNTLLYDRLRARGYTGKKLEDNVQCEIFQTILDEAREAYDNGIVFELPSNTPDDMEDNVDKICCWIEQWRNASR; this comes from the coding sequence ATGCGGAAGCGAAATGAGGGCGGCGCGTGGCAGGACGGGCACGCATTTTCGTACGAGCGAGCCCTTCTCCAAGATGGAGTAGAGCACGTGGTGGTGATCGTAGCGATATCGGTGATATCCTGTTCTGCGCCTTCAGTGTGTGACACATATACCAGTGACTTGCGGCCAGCCATGGCACGTCGCTACGTCCCGAACATCCTCGTCACCGGCACGCCGGGCACAGGAAAGTCTACTCTGGCGTCCGAGGTGGCGAATCGCACGGGCATGGACTGGCTCAACGTGGGTGAAATCGCCCGAGAAAACGACCTCTACGACGGCTACGACGACAAGTACGACTGCGCAGTCCTCGACGAAGACCGCGTAGTTGACGAGCTCGACGAGAAGCTCTCCCAACAGGCCGGCGGCAGCATCGTCGAATACCACGGCTGCGACTTCTTCCCTAAGCGCTGGTTTGACGTGGTCTTCGTGCTGCGCACTGATAACACGCTCCTCTACGACAGACTGCGCGCTCGGGGCTACACAGGCAAGAAACTGGAAGACAACGTCCAGTGCGAGATATTCCAGACGATTCTGGACGAGGCGCGCGAAGCCTACGACAACGGCATCGTGTTCGAGTTGCCCAGCAACACGCCCGACGACATGGAGGATAATGTGGACAAAATATGCTGCTGGATAGAACAGTGGCGCAACGCAAGCCGGTAG